In Gordonia iterans, the following proteins share a genomic window:
- a CDS encoding GNAT family N-acetyltransferase, whose amino-acid sequence MTDVDKATARREITQALLTALERRHEVLDVIVDAEDRGAAVAALSELLGATPLGVDAVLNMSFHQLTKDQRRKNQAELDDLNAAITFTAADRPAAASDSLGLRPFSAEEDADILSERTAEIGLAADGSGTAAGELSEEIAQGVKRVDDEDAVWLVAIEGDAKIGMVFGELNDGEVDVRIWIRPEKRKHGYGTAALRKSRSELAALFPGVPLVVRAPSA is encoded by the coding sequence ATGACTGATGTGGACAAAGCGACGGCCCGCCGCGAAATCACCCAAGCCCTGCTCACCGCGCTCGAGCGTCGACACGAAGTCCTCGACGTGATCGTGGACGCAGAAGACCGCGGGGCCGCCGTGGCCGCGCTCTCCGAACTGCTCGGCGCCACGCCGCTCGGCGTCGACGCCGTGCTGAACATGTCGTTCCATCAGCTCACCAAGGACCAGCGCCGCAAGAACCAGGCCGAGCTCGACGACCTGAACGCCGCCATCACCTTCACCGCCGCCGATCGTCCGGCCGCCGCGAGCGACAGCCTGGGACTGCGGCCGTTCTCCGCAGAAGAGGATGCCGACATCCTGTCCGAGCGCACCGCCGAGATCGGCCTGGCCGCCGACGGTTCGGGCACCGCGGCGGGCGAGCTGTCCGAGGAGATCGCCCAGGGCGTCAAGCGCGTCGACGACGAGGACGCCGTCTGGCTGGTCGCCATCGAGGGCGACGCCAAGATCGGCATGGTCTTCGGCGAACTGAACGACGGCGAGGTGGACGTCCGCATCTGGATCCGCCCGGAGAAGCGCAAGCACGGTTACGGCACTGCGGCCCTGCGCAAATCGCGCTCGGAGCTGGCCGCCCTGTTCCCCGGCGTCCCGCTGGTGGTGCGCGCGCCGAGCGCCTGA
- a CDS encoding DoxX family protein produces the protein MTPLQQGQSVATTIARVIIGIIFFAHGWQKFFTNGIDNVATGFEAMGVPAPTFSAWFAGLVELVGGAALIVGLAVPLFALLLIIDMIGAIVTVHLDQGFWASDGGYELCLALIAGLIAVGFASQGRLSVDGNVLAARQKS, from the coding sequence ATGACTCCCCTCCAACAAGGCCAGTCTGTCGCCACCACGATCGCCCGCGTGATCATCGGCATCATCTTCTTCGCCCACGGCTGGCAGAAGTTCTTCACCAACGGGATCGACAACGTCGCCACCGGATTCGAGGCGATGGGCGTGCCCGCGCCGACGTTCTCGGCCTGGTTCGCCGGACTCGTGGAACTGGTCGGCGGCGCCGCACTGATCGTCGGCCTCGCCGTGCCGCTCTTCGCCCTGCTGCTGATCATCGACATGATCGGCGCCATCGTCACCGTGCACCTGGACCAGGGATTCTGGGCCTCCGACGGCGGCTACGAACTCTGCCTCGCCCTGATCGCGGGTCTGATCGCGGTCGGCTTCGCCTCGCAGGGACGGCTCTCGGTGGACGGCAACGTGCTGGCCGCGCGACAGAAGAGCTAG
- a CDS encoding nuclear transport factor 2 family protein, with product MGEEGALPPYLSIDRENHPAVLAGRRSREAVAARDKDAWLANFAADGTVEDPVGPSMFDEDGVGHRGAQQLSEFWDKTIGTTERIDFVFDKEIICGDEVAYIGKIVTHIAGHVTEADGVFTYKADGNGDLLALRAFWEVEATMQSLRPA from the coding sequence ATGGGCGAGGAGGGCGCGCTTCCGCCGTACCTGAGCATCGACCGGGAGAACCATCCGGCGGTGCTGGCGGGTCGTCGTTCACGGGAGGCCGTGGCGGCCCGCGACAAGGACGCCTGGCTGGCGAACTTCGCGGCCGACGGGACCGTCGAGGATCCCGTCGGACCGTCGATGTTCGACGAAGACGGCGTGGGTCACCGTGGGGCGCAGCAACTCTCGGAGTTCTGGGACAAGACCATCGGCACCACGGAGCGGATCGACTTCGTCTTCGACAAGGAGATCATCTGCGGTGACGAGGTGGCCTACATCGGCAAGATCGTCACGCATATCGCCGGCCACGTGACCGAGGCCGACGGCGTCTTCACCTACAAGGCAGACGGGAACGGAGACCTGCTCGCCCTCCGGGCGTTCTGGGAGGTGGAGGCGACGATGCAGTCCCTCCGCCCCGCCTGA
- a CDS encoding steroid 3-ketoacyl-CoA thiolase: MGDPVIVEAVRTPIGRRNGWLSGLHAAEILGAAQSGVVERAGIDAQLVEQVIGGCVMQVGEQGNNVTRTAWLHAGLPWQTGATTVDCQCGSAQQANHLVAGLIATGAIDVGIACGIECMSHVPLGANVGTEAGPRRPSSWDIDMPNQFEAAERIARRRGITRDDVDALGVRSQQNARRAWDEGRFDREVLTVSAPEHTREGELTGETLTVDRDQGLRETSRESLAGLKPVLEDGIHTAGNSSQISDGAAAVLLMDSDRARALGLRPRARIKTQALVGAEPYYHLDGPVQATQRVLDRSGMSMSDIDLVEINEAFASVVLSWAQVHDADLDRVNVNGGAIALGHPVGSTGSRLITTALHELERSDSSTALVTMCAGGALATATILERL; this comes from the coding sequence ATGGGTGACCCCGTGATCGTCGAAGCAGTCCGCACCCCGATCGGCCGCCGTAACGGCTGGCTGTCCGGGCTCCACGCCGCCGAGATCCTCGGCGCCGCACAGTCCGGAGTAGTGGAACGGGCCGGCATCGACGCCCAGCTCGTCGAGCAGGTGATCGGCGGCTGCGTGATGCAGGTCGGCGAGCAGGGCAACAACGTGACCCGCACCGCGTGGCTGCACGCCGGCCTCCCCTGGCAGACCGGCGCCACCACCGTCGACTGTCAATGCGGCTCCGCCCAGCAGGCGAATCACCTTGTCGCCGGGCTGATCGCCACCGGTGCGATCGACGTCGGGATCGCGTGCGGAATCGAGTGCATGTCGCACGTGCCGCTGGGCGCGAACGTCGGCACCGAAGCCGGTCCACGACGGCCGTCGTCGTGGGACATCGACATGCCGAACCAGTTCGAGGCCGCCGAACGCATCGCACGACGACGCGGCATCACCCGCGACGACGTCGACGCTCTGGGCGTGCGCAGTCAGCAGAACGCGCGACGGGCCTGGGACGAGGGTCGCTTCGACCGCGAGGTGCTCACCGTCTCGGCCCCCGAGCACACGCGCGAGGGCGAACTCACCGGCGAGACCCTCACCGTCGACCGGGACCAGGGCTTGCGCGAGACCAGCCGGGAGTCCCTCGCCGGACTCAAGCCTGTGCTCGAGGACGGCATCCACACCGCGGGCAACTCCTCGCAGATCTCCGACGGCGCCGCGGCCGTCCTGCTGATGGACTCCGACCGCGCCCGCGCGCTGGGACTGCGCCCGCGCGCCCGGATCAAGACACAGGCTCTGGTCGGCGCCGAGCCGTACTACCACCTGGACGGGCCGGTCCAGGCGACCCAACGGGTACTCGACAGGAGCGGGATGTCCATGTCCGACATCGACTTGGTCGAGATCAACGAGGCCTTCGCGTCGGTGGTCCTGTCCTGGGCGCAGGTGCACGACGCCGACCTGGATCGCGTGAACGTCAACGGCGGTGCGATCGCGCTCGGCCACCCCGTCGGCAGCACAGGATCGCGCCTGATCACCACCGCCCTGCACGAGCTCGAGCGGAGCGACTCGTCGACCGCCCTGGTCACCATGTGCGCCGGCGGGGCGCTTGCGACGGCGACGATCCTGGAACGCCTCTGA
- a CDS encoding SRPBCC family protein yields the protein MTNQQPSASADITIAAAPAAVYALITDLDVLAELAAETTSMRWTKGDAARPGAKFKGRNSNDGKSWTTTCTVTVADPGTAFEFEVTSLIIPIARWRYDVEPVDGGCRVTESTWDRRPGWFAPIGAKATGVADRDTANRAHIESTLANLKARAEQS from the coding sequence ATGACGAACCAGCAGCCGAGCGCCTCGGCCGACATCACCATCGCCGCGGCTCCGGCCGCCGTGTACGCGCTCATCACCGACCTGGACGTGCTGGCCGAACTCGCGGCCGAGACCACGTCCATGCGGTGGACCAAGGGCGATGCTGCCCGTCCGGGTGCGAAGTTCAAGGGCCGCAACAGCAACGACGGCAAGTCGTGGACCACCACATGCACCGTGACCGTCGCCGATCCCGGCACGGCCTTCGAGTTCGAGGTGACGAGCCTGATCATCCCGATCGCGCGGTGGCGCTACGACGTCGAACCCGTCGACGGCGGCTGCCGGGTGACCGAGAGCACCTGGGATCGGCGCCCCGGCTGGTTCGCGCCGATCGGCGCGAAGGCCACCGGCGTGGCCGACCGCGACACCGCGAACCGGGCGCACATCGAGTCCACCCTGGCGAATCTGAAGGCGCGCGCCGAGCAGAGCTGA
- a CDS encoding type II toxin-antitoxin system VapC family toxin — MKYLLDTNVVSELRSRRGAAQVRAWVDAQSALDLAISVVTLIEIETGILRLARRDPAQAKLLDSWFTDRLLPAFADRTLPIDLAVARRVAVLHVPDPAPKHDALIAGTALANDLIVVTRNTADIQRTGVEVLDPWRQ; from the coding sequence GTGAAGTACCTCCTCGACACGAACGTCGTCAGCGAACTGCGCAGCCGCCGGGGCGCCGCGCAGGTTCGCGCGTGGGTGGACGCACAGAGCGCGCTCGATCTCGCCATCAGCGTCGTGACACTCATCGAGATCGAGACCGGAATCCTCCGCCTCGCTCGGCGGGATCCGGCACAGGCGAAGCTCCTGGACTCCTGGTTCACCGACCGACTGCTCCCCGCCTTCGCGGACCGTACGTTGCCGATCGATCTCGCGGTGGCGCGCCGCGTCGCCGTACTGCACGTTCCCGATCCGGCGCCGAAGCACGACGCGTTGATCGCGGGTACGGCGCTCGCCAACGATCTGATCGTGGTGACCCGCAACACCGCCGACATCCAGCGCACCGGTGTCGAGGTCCTCGATCCCTGGCGACAATGA
- a CDS encoding fructosamine kinase family protein: MASHDLSSLPPELIDGLGVRSAWPVSGGDIAWAYRLDTADGPLFLKWRPDASPGLFQREAAGLQALRAHSGELCVPEVLRESASGLVLEWIESGPSSSTTEADLGRGLAALHRTTNPSFGGLDGVSAGYLGSAQVDLTPTADWPEFFVERRVRPLIDRGIAEGAVPAEARSLIDRLAPRAAELCGPPEPPALVHGDLWAGNRMVGAGSGASGPDGRGADGRGTGGRNWLIDPAAHWAHREIDLAMMTLFGGFGPDGFAAYDEAFPLAEGWRERLRWYQLPPLLVHAILFGDGYGAEALAVLRHYAR; this comes from the coding sequence ATGGCGTCCCACGATCTCTCCAGTCTGCCCCCTGAACTGATCGACGGACTCGGCGTGCGTTCCGCATGGCCGGTCTCGGGCGGCGACATCGCCTGGGCCTACCGGCTGGACACCGCCGACGGTCCGTTGTTCCTGAAATGGCGGCCGGATGCCTCGCCGGGCCTGTTCCAGCGGGAGGCCGCCGGACTGCAGGCGCTGCGCGCCCACAGTGGTGAGCTGTGCGTCCCGGAGGTGTTGCGGGAGAGCGCATCCGGACTGGTGCTCGAGTGGATCGAGAGCGGGCCGTCGTCGTCGACGACCGAAGCCGACCTGGGTCGCGGGCTCGCGGCGTTGCACCGCACCACCAACCCGTCGTTCGGCGGGCTCGACGGGGTCTCCGCCGGCTATCTCGGCTCGGCTCAGGTGGATCTGACGCCGACCGCGGACTGGCCGGAGTTCTTCGTCGAGCGCCGGGTGCGGCCGCTGATCGACCGGGGGATCGCCGAAGGCGCGGTGCCGGCCGAAGCGCGCAGTCTGATCGATCGCCTGGCGCCGCGCGCGGCCGAGTTGTGCGGTCCGCCCGAACCTCCGGCGCTGGTGCACGGCGACCTGTGGGCGGGCAATCGGATGGTCGGCGCCGGGAGCGGAGCGAGTGGGCCGGATGGCCGGGGCGCCGACGGCCGTGGCACGGGTGGCCGGAACTGGCTCATCGACCCGGCGGCGCACTGGGCGCACCGGGAGATCGACCTGGCGATGATGACGCTGTTCGGCGGGTTCGGGCCGGACGGCTTCGCGGCCTACGACGAGGCCTTTCCGCTCGCCGAAGGCTGGCGCGAGCGGCTCCGCTGGTACCAGCTGCCCCCACTGCTGGTGCATGCGATCCTGTTCGGCGACGGGTACGGCGCCGAAGCCCTCGCGGTGCTCCGGCACTACGCGCGATAG
- a CDS encoding type II toxin-antitoxin system Phd/YefM family antitoxin: protein MTTTVPATDFNRNPSHVKRLAAKGPVVVTEHNRPTLVVLSFDEYQRLTASPAGLGTWLQMDDDVDFDVETGGLGIEPADFT from the coding sequence ATGACGACCACAGTTCCCGCCACGGATTTCAACCGGAATCCCAGTCACGTCAAGCGACTGGCCGCAAAGGGCCCGGTCGTCGTCACCGAGCACAACCGCCCCACGCTCGTCGTCCTGTCCTTCGACGAGTACCAGCGCCTCACCGCGTCACCCGCCGGACTGGGGACCTGGCTGCAGATGGACGACGACGTCGACTTCGACGTCGAGACCGGCGGACTCGGAATCGAGCCCGCGGACTTCACGTGA
- a CDS encoding thiolase domain-containing protein, producing the protein MARNRSAVLGTGQTKYVAKRHDVTMAGMVREAIDRALDDAQVSMDQIDAIVIGKAPDLFEGVMMPELAMAEAIGAVGKRMIRVHTAGSVGGSTAIVGSSLVSSGVHRRVLAVAWEKQSESNAMWALSIPVPFTMPVGAGAGGYFAPHVRAYIANSGAPEHIGAMVAAKDRRNGAKNPLAHLHQPDLTVDKVMSSQMLWDPIRYDETCPSSDGACAVVIGDEAAADDAVADGRPVAWIHATAMRTEPLAYSHRNVVSPQAGRDAAAALWRSAGIANPLDEVDVAEIYVPFSWFEPMWLENLGFVPENEGWKLTEAGDTEIGGRLPVNASGGVLSSNPIGASGMIRCAEAAIQVMGKAGDHQVDGARKALGHAYGGGSQYFSMWLVGADRP; encoded by the coding sequence ATGGCGCGCAATCGATCCGCGGTGCTGGGCACCGGACAGACGAAGTACGTGGCCAAACGGCACGACGTCACCATGGCGGGCATGGTGCGCGAGGCCATCGACCGGGCCCTCGACGACGCACAGGTCTCGATGGACCAGATCGACGCGATCGTCATCGGCAAGGCGCCCGACCTCTTCGAGGGCGTGATGATGCCCGAGCTCGCCATGGCCGAAGCGATCGGCGCGGTCGGCAAACGGATGATCCGCGTCCACACCGCCGGCTCGGTCGGCGGTTCGACGGCGATCGTCGGGTCGTCGCTGGTCTCCTCGGGCGTGCACCGGCGCGTGCTCGCCGTCGCCTGGGAGAAGCAGTCGGAGTCGAACGCGATGTGGGCGCTCTCGATCCCGGTGCCGTTCACCATGCCCGTCGGCGCCGGCGCCGGCGGCTACTTTGCGCCACACGTCCGCGCATACATCGCGAATTCCGGTGCGCCGGAACACATTGGGGCGATGGTGGCGGCCAAGGACCGGCGCAACGGCGCCAAGAACCCGCTCGCGCACCTGCACCAGCCGGACCTCACCGTCGACAAGGTGATGAGTTCGCAGATGCTGTGGGACCCGATCCGCTACGACGAGACGTGCCCGTCGTCGGACGGCGCGTGCGCGGTGGTGATCGGCGACGAGGCAGCCGCGGACGACGCCGTCGCCGACGGCCGGCCGGTGGCCTGGATCCACGCCACCGCGATGCGCACCGAGCCGCTCGCCTACTCGCACCGCAACGTGGTGAGTCCGCAGGCCGGACGCGACGCCGCGGCCGCGCTGTGGAGATCGGCCGGCATCGCGAATCCGCTCGACGAGGTGGACGTCGCCGAGATCTACGTGCCGTTCTCGTGGTTCGAGCCGATGTGGCTGGAGAACCTCGGCTTCGTGCCGGAGAACGAGGGCTGGAAGCTCACCGAGGCCGGGGACACCGAGATCGGCGGGCGGCTCCCGGTCAATGCGTCCGGGGGCGTGCTCTCGTCGAATCCGATCGGCGCCTCCGGCATGATCCGCTGCGCCGAGGCCGCGATCCAGGTGATGGGTAAAGCCGGCGACCATCAGGTCGACGGCGCCCGGAAGGCGCTGGGGCACGCCTACGGCGGCGGCTCGCAGTACTTCTCGATGTGGCTCGTCGGAGCGGACCGGCCTTAG
- the fadD8 gene encoding fatty-acid--CoA ligase FadD8 has translation MAETATRELTDEYLRTGVHLGDLMVAALRRHRLDPVLQIAGTELTGGQLADEISCYVQAFASLGAGPGTAVGLLSLNRPEVLMVIGAGQTQGWRRTALHPLGSLTDHAYVLNDAGIETLVIDPVPMFVERAVALLDEVPGLRTILTFGPVPEELASVGVDLVAEAAKYDAQPLTAALLPPDHVVSITYTGGTTGKPKGVIGTAQAMATMTSVQLAEWEWPERPRFLMCTPLSHAGAAFFVPTLMKGGTLVVLKRFDPAEVLETIERERISATMLVPTMLYALLDHPDSRTRDLSSLQTVYYGASSINPVRLAEAIERFGPIFAQYYGQSEAPMVISYLPKGEHTPQRLTSCGRPSAFLRTALLDDDGAPVPPGEPGEICVSGPLLAGGYLGLPEQTAEAFRDGWLHTGDVARADDDGFWYIVDRTKDMIVTGGFNVFPREVEDVIAGHPAVAQVGVIGVPDETWGEAVTAVVVLRPDSADSEAARSAVADEIRARVKEAKGAVQAPKAVIFAEALPLTALGKPDKKALRAQFS, from the coding sequence ATGGCTGAAACTGCGACCCGCGAGTTGACCGACGAGTACCTGCGGACCGGTGTGCATCTCGGGGACCTGATGGTGGCGGCGCTGCGCCGGCACCGCCTGGACCCCGTGTTGCAGATCGCCGGCACCGAACTGACCGGTGGCCAGCTGGCCGACGAGATCAGTTGCTATGTACAGGCTTTCGCCAGTCTCGGCGCAGGACCCGGGACCGCCGTCGGACTGTTGTCGCTCAATCGGCCGGAAGTGCTCATGGTGATCGGCGCCGGCCAGACGCAGGGCTGGCGGCGGACGGCGCTGCACCCGCTCGGCTCGCTGACCGACCACGCTTACGTCCTCAACGATGCCGGGATCGAGACACTGGTGATCGACCCGGTCCCGATGTTCGTCGAACGGGCCGTCGCGCTGCTCGACGAGGTGCCCGGGCTGCGCACGATCCTCACCTTCGGCCCGGTGCCCGAGGAACTGGCGAGCGTCGGCGTGGATCTGGTCGCGGAGGCCGCGAAGTACGACGCCCAGCCGCTCACTGCGGCTCTGCTGCCGCCCGATCACGTCGTCTCCATCACCTACACGGGTGGCACCACGGGCAAGCCGAAGGGGGTCATCGGCACCGCGCAGGCGATGGCCACGATGACGTCCGTCCAGCTGGCCGAATGGGAGTGGCCCGAGCGCCCGCGGTTCCTGATGTGCACACCGCTCTCGCACGCGGGCGCCGCGTTCTTCGTGCCGACCCTGATGAAGGGCGGCACCCTGGTGGTGCTGAAGCGCTTCGATCCGGCGGAAGTGCTGGAAACCATAGAGCGGGAACGGATCTCGGCCACGATGCTGGTGCCGACCATGCTGTACGCCCTGCTCGATCATCCCGATTCGCGGACCCGGGATCTCAGCTCCCTGCAGACGGTGTACTACGGCGCCTCGTCGATCAATCCAGTCCGGCTGGCTGAGGCGATCGAACGGTTCGGGCCGATCTTCGCGCAGTACTACGGGCAGTCCGAGGCGCCGATGGTGATCAGCTACCTCCCCAAGGGCGAGCACACCCCGCAGCGCCTGACCAGCTGCGGCCGGCCGTCGGCGTTCCTGCGCACCGCACTGCTCGACGACGACGGTGCGCCCGTGCCGCCGGGCGAGCCCGGTGAGATCTGCGTGTCCGGCCCGCTGCTGGCCGGCGGCTACCTCGGGCTTCCGGAGCAGACCGCCGAGGCGTTCCGGGACGGTTGGCTGCACACCGGCGACGTGGCCCGGGCTGACGACGACGGATTCTGGTACATCGTCGACCGCACCAAGGACATGATCGTCACCGGTGGATTCAACGTCTTCCCGCGCGAGGTGGAGGACGTGATCGCCGGGCATCCCGCGGTGGCCCAGGTCGGCGTGATCGGGGTACCCGACGAGACCTGGGGCGAGGCGGTGACCGCGGTGGTGGTGCTGCGCCCGGACTCCGCGGATTCGGAGGCGGCGCGGTCCGCCGTGGCGGACGAGATCCGGGCGCGGGTGAAGGAGGCCAAGGGCGCGGTCCAAGCGCCCAAGGCGGTGATCTTCGCCGAGGCGCTGCCGCTGACCGCCCTCGGCAAGCCGGACAAGAAGGCGTTGCGAGCACAGTTCTCGTGA
- a CDS encoding SDR family oxidoreductase yields MTEHLNEGRTVIVTGAGQGIGRAHALAFAASGARVVVNDYDADSAAAVAAEIRSAGGQAAAAPGDVADWVTGERIVRTALDEFGGIDVLVNNAGFVRDRMLVSLSEDEWDSVVRVHLKGHFVLLRHAAAYWREQAKAGVPRQARIVNTSSGAGIFGSVGQGNYAAAKAAIAELTIQAAVELGGYGVTVNAIAPAARTQMTMGAGEAMAAQMAAPGDGSFDAMDPANISPLVVWLGSPDAGGVTGRLFEVEGGRITVLDGWQRAASIDKGARWEPAELGPVVVDLLGRSPEQVKPYGAR; encoded by the coding sequence ATGACTGAACACCTGAATGAGGGCCGGACCGTGATCGTGACCGGTGCCGGGCAGGGGATCGGGCGCGCCCATGCGCTGGCCTTCGCCGCGAGCGGCGCCCGGGTGGTGGTCAACGACTACGACGCCGACTCGGCAGCCGCCGTGGCTGCCGAGATCCGGTCCGCCGGCGGACAGGCGGCGGCCGCGCCGGGCGACGTCGCCGACTGGGTGACCGGCGAGCGGATCGTGCGGACGGCGCTGGACGAGTTCGGCGGGATCGACGTGCTGGTGAACAACGCCGGATTCGTGCGGGACCGCATGCTGGTGTCGCTCTCCGAGGACGAGTGGGACTCGGTGGTGCGCGTGCACCTGAAGGGTCACTTCGTGCTGCTGCGTCATGCCGCCGCATACTGGCGCGAGCAGGCCAAGGCCGGAGTGCCGCGGCAGGCGCGGATCGTCAACACCTCGTCCGGTGCGGGGATCTTCGGCTCGGTGGGGCAGGGCAACTACGCCGCGGCCAAGGCGGCCATCGCCGAACTCACCATTCAGGCGGCGGTCGAGCTGGGGGGTTACGGTGTCACCGTGAACGCGATCGCCCCCGCCGCCCGCACCCAGATGACCATGGGCGCCGGTGAGGCGATGGCCGCGCAGATGGCGGCACCGGGCGACGGCTCGTTCGACGCGATGGATCCGGCGAACATCTCGCCGCTCGTCGTGTGGCTCGGATCGCCCGACGCGGGCGGGGTCACGGGACGCCTCTTTGAGGTGGAGGGCGGCCGGATCACCGTGCTCGACGGCTGGCAGCGCGCCGCCTCGATCGACAAAGGCGCTCGCTGGGAGCCCGCCGAGCTGGGGCCCGTCGTCGTCGACCTCCTCGGCAGATCTCCGGAACAGGTGAAGCCCTATGGCGCTCGATGA
- a CDS encoding cytochrome P450, with the protein MMQNAAASGPAGKCPFMTQEGWDFTNPDLLEQGIPVKEFAELRKTAPVWWNPQLPGKGGGFHDGGYWVISRHKDIRDISKNAEDWSTAENGVIMRFDDEMTQEQLDVTKALLINHDPPEHTRMRKVVSRAFTPKAVHALEEKLDDAARAIVQKAADAGSGDFVHQVAVDLPLLAIADLLGVPEEDRMKLFDWSNSMMNAEDPEYTTDPQVASAEILGYGYNMADARRKCPAEDIVTTLVHADIDGHSLDEAEFGFFFILLTVAGNETTRNAISHGMNAFLDNPEQWELFKAERPATAVDEIVRWATPVNCFQRTAKHDVEIGGQEIKAGQRVGLFYGSANYDEDVFDDPFAFNILRDPNPHVGFGGNGTHFCIGANLARMEINLMFNALADMVPDITKLDQPRRLRHGWINGIKELQVDYGTR; encoded by the coding sequence ATGATGCAGAATGCCGCAGCATCCGGCCCGGCCGGCAAGTGCCCGTTCATGACGCAGGAGGGGTGGGATTTCACCAACCCCGATCTGCTGGAGCAGGGAATCCCGGTCAAGGAGTTCGCCGAACTCCGCAAGACGGCTCCGGTCTGGTGGAATCCGCAATTGCCCGGCAAGGGCGGCGGCTTCCACGACGGCGGCTACTGGGTCATCTCCCGACACAAGGACATCCGCGACATCTCCAAGAACGCCGAGGACTGGTCGACCGCAGAGAACGGCGTCATCATGCGGTTCGACGACGAGATGACCCAGGAGCAGCTCGACGTCACCAAGGCGCTGCTGATCAACCACGACCCGCCCGAGCACACCCGGATGCGCAAGGTGGTCTCGCGTGCGTTCACGCCGAAGGCGGTGCACGCGCTGGAAGAGAAGCTCGACGACGCCGCTCGCGCCATCGTGCAGAAGGCCGCCGACGCCGGCAGCGGCGACTTCGTCCACCAGGTGGCCGTCGACCTTCCGCTGCTCGCGATCGCCGACCTCCTCGGCGTGCCCGAGGAAGACCGGATGAAGCTCTTCGACTGGTCCAACTCGATGATGAACGCGGAGGACCCCGAGTACACCACCGACCCGCAAGTCGCCTCGGCGGAGATCCTGGGCTACGGCTACAACATGGCGGATGCGCGCCGGAAGTGCCCGGCCGAGGACATCGTCACCACGCTGGTCCACGCCGACATCGACGGGCACTCGCTCGACGAGGCCGAGTTCGGCTTCTTCTTCATCCTGCTGACCGTCGCCGGCAACGAGACCACCCGGAACGCGATCAGTCACGGGATGAACGCCTTCCTCGACAACCCCGAACAGTGGGAACTGTTCAAGGCCGAGCGCCCGGCTACGGCCGTCGACGAGATCGTCCGCTGGGCCACCCCGGTCAACTGCTTCCAGCGCACCGCCAAGCACGACGTGGAAATCGGCGGTCAGGAGATCAAAGCCGGACAGCGAGTCGGACTCTTCTACGGTTCGGCGAACTACGACGAGGACGTGTTCGACGACCCGTTCGCCTTCAACATCCTGCGCGATCCCAACCCGCACGTCGGTTTCGGCGGCAACGGCACGCACTTCTGCATCGGCGCCAATCTCGCGCGCATGGAGATCAACCTGATGTTCAACGCGCTCGCCGACATGGTTCCCGACATCACCAAGCTGGACCAGCCGCGCCGCCTCCGGCACGGTTGGATCAACGGGATCAAAGAACTCCAGGTCGACTACGGGACCCGATAG